From a single Candoia aspera isolate rCanAsp1 chromosome 10, rCanAsp1.hap2, whole genome shotgun sequence genomic region:
- the BICRA gene encoding BRD4-interacting chromatin-remodeling complex-associated protein, with protein sequence MDDEDGRCLLDVICDPQALNDFLHGSEKIDSDDLLDNTGDAASAFFEGAGLHVQETSGNHLNAEQSQPTTSVDLDFLEDDILGSPSGGGANLQNSDQPCDILQQSLQEANITEQTLEAEAELDLGSFQLPTLQPVVHTASDGTPQIFSSGADLIGLQQPAVLTHQALVQQSVGADVVNKAISVQPFLQQVGLGNVTIQPISNLQGLPNGSPSGALGIGQIQVVGQQVMAINQPTQQIIAKQVQPSQVATMPVGSYITQTAPEQQQVTLASAGVSPQNAGLVIQKNLPAVATTTLNGSSMFGSVSATQGSQPLTVTSNLSSPLVQAQNVIIHRTPTPIQPKPAGVLQQKLYQITPKPFGPNNTTLTLQNEAALQQQKAQQNLTFMAGKAGQNVVLSGFPPGLPANMFKQPPPQQQTLNKPMSVHLLNQGSSIVIPAQHVPQAMLQGQNQFLLPGQLTGTSTVQIPQQLSALQANMGGQILTTSHPSGQTHIITSQGPGGQLITNQALPAQILTNQNLASQLNLGQVLTSQNAHGTAHILSAPIQLQPGQVGQPTLFQMPVSLAGSLTTQSQPTVAASLASGAINQSGQTVIQGVTLPNQVAMLNATESLNQTVTIQAPPNASSQSPGLIQPQSSSSTNLLPSSDQANMLTVQSTSQPSAPSQLQLNVQQQTSPPQQPAQIPVTSQSSPNLVASSPEKIILGQTAAGTVISQDSMQMFLQQKDQSQQQQQQQQQQFYSPALKMQQESSMNEPTVPPHLPMPLPIYSLATTALSTTSSVPASVIVSSSVGAALQPPASRELNQNHNLPPVDSKVPQFSTGPSQQALACQLPSGQQKLPGASPSHSLPHPSMGESPQLQPTHLSQIQSPHQSRPPSQPQPLSRPPSRPHSRPPSQPQTLSRPPSEPLSRSCTPQTQMQNLYVIQNQIASSPHGSNQHPLRPPSQPQVPFQAPQAQPEGQPQLATPPHLPLQVQLAPQLQTQSEAQGQARLQPQIQASSEVRHTHSPHFQIQFPAQGPIKPPTSTQTLHLTSEQQRSFQMVSNQFQALSTIPAPVPQQKQLMDRFQQVPQGIILQTKQSTSTSQAPPALSQFSSQSSSVLVSSQGQQVTVTTTQAQAPAVHGHTPVPTTIQSSSTGSSKAAPVLEKGQVPRGTTSGGGGQPAQCTAVLQQQTPVLVKSGSVSIAAPVSAESKTFSSSSTAISGGKATSGQGKPTIPHAVQQSVQAKPGVISSVSSLNLGKGQLQLQVVGKGLPQVMSSAQAQIQQQYDSKLGSLKKAPPMLQPSKEACFLEQLHKHQGAVLHPDYKTSFRSFEDALQRLLPYHVYQGTLPSPHDYRKDEEFEMVSTQLLKRTQAMLNKYRLLLLEESRRVSPSAEMVMIDRMFIQEEKTTLALDKQLAKEKPDEYVSSSSRSQSFASSVAQGSLPSSVPLTSENLKSPPVQMATHINPTKLVIKHSGGSPSVTWAKASPSLDGDEDALPSRSKPPIKTYEARSRIGLKLKIKQEAGLSKVVHNTALDPVHQTPPPTCTVIKTPDQHSSTSSITTTTTTTATATTSVAGQMNGTVDHISAAPMEKKPIVTYCRLPLRKTYRENVDAFVADKASDTPLKGSIPKSDTVPSSLIIKQDGGSRSVITSHKTQESPSTAVAEKSRSEENTKHTFFNRSDARSLVMQESPAPPKTDDSTSGLMKELAEVEDEFYHRMIKTEPLDHGSASELTWEVPLPPAKRRKSESFDVDNASFSSDSPPDDSLNEHLQSAIDSILNLQQPQAGSQNTRTPSSSYNSSSSPFSSPVHRTDTYLAPNHNGGLGARTLNR encoded by the exons ATGGATGATGAAGATGGACGATGCTTGCTAGATGTAATTTG TGATCCTCAGGCCTTGAATGATTTTTTACATGGATCTGAAAAG ATTGACAGTGATGATCTCTTGGACAACACAGGAGATGCAGCCAGTGCCTTCTTTGAGGGTGCTGGG CTGCATGTACAAGAAACCTCTGGCAATCATTTGAATGCTGAGCAAAGCCAACCCACAACAAGTGTTGATCTAGACTTCTTGGAAGATGACATTCTGGGGTCACCTTCAGGAGGTGGAGCTAACCTGCAGAATTCAGATCAACCATGTGATATCCTCCAGCAGAGTTTGCAGGAGGCAAACATCACTGAGCAGACTCTGGAAGCAGAGGCAGAACTGGATCTGGGTTCTTTTCAGCTCCCTACGCTCCAACCAGTGGTCCACACTGCCTCGGATGGTACTCCACAGATTTTTTCCAGTGGGGCTGATCTTATTGGACTACAGCAGCCTGCTGTCCTAACTCATCAAGCACTGGTGCAGCAGTCTGTTGGGGCTGATGTTGTCAACAAAGCCATCAGTGTACAGCCTTTTCTTCAGCAAGTTGGCTTAGGGAATGTCACCATACAGCCAATTTCCAACCTTCAAGGGTTGCCTAATGGGAGCCCCAGTGGGGCACTGGGCATTGGGCAGATTCAAGTGGTTGGCCAGCAAGTTATGGCAATTAACCAGCCTACTCAACAGATTATTGCTAAGCAAGTTCAGCCTTCCCAAGTAGCCACTATGCCAGTAGGAAGTTATATCACTCAGACGGCACCAGAACAACAGCAGGTCACCCTTGCCTCCGCTGGAGTATCCCCACAGAATGCTGGTCTTGTGATCCAGAAGAACCTCCCAGCAGTGGCCACTACAACTCTGAATGGAAGCTCCATGTTTGGAAGTGTATCAGCCACTCAGGGTTCCCAGCCACTCACTGTCACATCAAACTTGAGCAGCCCACTTGTTCAAGCCCAAAATGTAATCATTCACCGGACGCCCACACCGATTCAACCCAAACCTGCAGGAGTTCTTCAGCAGAAGTTGTACCAGATTACCCCCAAGCCATTTGGCCCCAACAACACCACATTGACCCTCCAGAATGAGGCTGCTCTCCAGCAACAGAAAGCTCAGCAGAACTTAACTTTTATGGCAGGCAAAGCAGGACAGAATGTGGTGCTTTCTGGCTTCCCCCCAGGGCTGCCCGCCAACATGTTCAAGCAGCCGCCACCACAGCAACAAACCCTTAACAAGCCAATGAGTGTTCATCTGCTTAATCAAGGCAGCAGCATTGTTATCCCAGCACAGCATGTCCCCCAGGCCATGCTGCAGGGTCAGAATCAGTTCCTTCTCCCAGGACAACTCACTGGAACATCTACAGTTCAGATCCCTCAGCAGCTCTCAGCATTACAGGCTAACATGGGTGGTCAGATTCTCACAACCTCACATCCTAGTGGGCAAACTCATATCATCACCAGCCAAGGCCCAGGTGGGCAGCTAATAACAAATCAAGCACTGCCTGCCCAAATTCTTACCAATCAGAATCTGGCAAGCCAACTCAATTTGGGACAGGTACTCACCTCACAGAATGCACATGGAACTGCTCATATTCTTTCTGCACCTATCCAGTTGCAACCAGGGCAGGTCGGCCAGCCAACTCTCTTCCAGATGCCTGTATCTCTGGCTGGTAGCCTGACAACTCAAAGCCAGCCCACTGTTGCAGCCTCACTGGCCAGCGGGGCCATCAATCAGAGTGGTCAGACTGTTATCCAAGGAGTCACTCTGCCTAACCAAGTGGCTATGTTAAACGCTACTGAGAGCCTCAACCAAACCGTGACCATACAAGCACCTCCTAATGCCAGCAGCCAGAGCCCTGGTCTTATTCAGCCACAGTCATCCTCCAGCACCAATTTACTACCAAGCAGTGACCAAGCCAATATGCTCACTGTCCAGTCCACCTCTCAGCCCTCTGCTCCTTCTCAGCTTCAGCTGAATGTTCAGCAACAAACATCACCACCTCAGCAACCAGCGCAAATACCCgtgacttcccagtccagccctaACTTGGTGGCATCAAGTCCTGAAAAGATTATTTTGGGCCAGACAGCTGCTGGAACTGTCATCTCCCAGGATTCCATGCAGATGTTTCTACAGCAG AAGGATCagagccagcagcagcagcagcagcagcagcagcaattttaTTCGCCAGCCCTGAAAATGCAGCAGGAGAGCAGTATGAATGAACCCACCGTACCTCCCCACCTGCCAATGCCTCTGCCCATCTACAGCCTAGCCACCACTGCACTCAGCACCACAAGCAGTGTCCCAGCCTCGGTGATAGTCAGCAGCAGTGTAGGCGCAGCCCTGCAGCCGCCTGCCAGCCGAGAGCTGAACCAGAACCACAACCTGCCACCGGTGGATTCCAAAGTACCACAGTTCTCGACTGGCCCTTCCCAGCAGGCACTGGCTTGCCAG TTGCCTTCAGGGCAGCAGAAACTCCCTGGAGCCTCCCCATCTCATTCACTACCTCATCCTTCAATGGGGGAAAGCCCCCAGCTCCAGCCCACGCACCTTTCCCAGATACAGTCTCCACACCAGTCCCGTCCTCCATCACAGCCTCAACCTCTTTCACGGCCACCCTCCCGGCCTCACTCAAGGCCTCCTTCCCAGCCTCAGACTTTATCCAGACCTCCTTCTGAACCCCTGTCACGATCTTGCACCCCTCAGACACAGATGCAGAACTTATATGTGATCCAGAATCAGATTGCTTCCTCTCCTCATGGTTCCAACCAGCATCCCCTACGACCTCCCTCACAGCCTCAGGTACCATTTCAAGCACCACAAGCCCAGCCAGAGGGACAGCCTCAGCTAGCAACCCCTCCGCATCTGCCGTTACAGGTGCAGCTTGCTCCTCAACTCCAGACCCAGTCTGAGGCTCAGGGGCAGGCACGGTTACAACCCCAGATTCAGGCTTCTTCTGAAGTGCGGCACACTCATTCCCCCCATTTCCAGATACAGTTCCCTGCCCAAGGCCCTATCAAACCTCCCACATCAACCCAGACACTTCATCTGACATCAGAACAACAGAGAAGCTTTCAGATGGTTTCAAACCAGTTCCAGGCTCTCTCCACGATTCCAGCTCCTGTTCCTCAGCAGAAACAGCTAATGGATCGATTTCAACAG GTACCCCAGGGAATTATCCTTCAAACAAAACAGTCGACATCCACTAGCCAGGCACCCCCTGCACTGAGCCAATTTAGCAGTCAGTCCTCTTCAGTTTTGGTTAGCAGCCAAGGACAGCAGGTCACAGTGACAACAACTCAAGCTCAGGCACCAGCAGTTCATGGCCATACGCCTGTCCCCACAACAATTCAGTCTTCCAGTACAGGTTCAAGCAAAGCAGCTCCTGTGCTTGAAAAGGGGCAAGTACCAAGAGGAACAACAAGTGGAGGAGGAGGGCAGCCTGCACAGTGTACAGCAGTTCTTCAGCAGCAAACACCTGTGTTAGTCAAATCAGGATCAGTAT CAATTGCTGCTCCAGTTTCTGCCGAGAGTAAAACATTTTCCAGCAGCTCCACAGCTATTTCTGGAGGGAAAGCAACTTCTGGACAAGGAAAACCCACAATTCCTCATGCCGTACAGCAGTCAGTTCAG GCCAAGCCTGGAGTCATTAGTTCTGTATCAAGCCTGAATCTTGGGAAAGGTCAGCTGCAGCTCCAGGTAGTTGGAAAAGGCTTGCCACAAGTAATGTCTTCAGCACAAGCCCAAATCCAGCAGCAG TATGATAGCAAGcttggaagcctgaaaaaagcacCCCCAATGCTACAACCGAGCAAGGAAGCTTG CTTCTTGGAACAGCTGCATAAACACCAAGGAGCAGTTTTGCATCCTGATTACAAAACCTCATTTCGGTCATTTGAAGATGCTTTACAAAGGCTCCTACCTTACCATGTCTATCAGGGAACGCTGCCTTCTCCCCATGACTATCGGAAAG ATGAAGAATTTGAAATGGTGTCCACACAGCTGTTGAAACGTACACAAGCCATGCTGAACAAATATCGGTTGCTACTCCTGGAGGAATCCCGG AGAGTCAGTCCTTCAGCAGAGATGGTGATGATTGACCGGATGTTCATACAGGAAGAAAAAACTACCTTAGCTCTTGATAAACAGCTAGCAAAGGAGAAGCCAG ATGAATATGTCTCCTCATCTTCACGGTCGCAGAGTTTTGCTTCTTCTGTGGCTCAAGGCTCTCTGCCCAGCAGTGTTCCTTTGACCTCTGAGAACTTGAAATCACCTCCAGTACAGATGGCAACTCATATCAATCCCACCAAATTGGTCATCAAGCACAGTGGAGGTTCCCCATCTGTAACGTGGGCCAAAGCGTCTCCCTCATTAGATGGGGATGAGGATGCCCTGCCCTCCAGGAGCAAGCCGCCCATTAAAACCTACGAAGCTCGGAGCCGGATTGGACTGAAGCTAAAGATCAAACAAGAAGCAGGACTTAGCAAAGTGGTTCATAACACTGCTTTGGATCCAGTTCACCAGACACCACCACCCACGTGCACGGTTATCAAAACACCTGACCAGCATTCGTCTACTTCATCCATTACCACCACTACAACTACGACTGCTACCGCCACTACCTCAGTGGCAGGACAAATGAATGGGACGGTTGACCATATCAGTGCGGCTCCGATGGAGAAAAAACCCATTGTGACCTACTGCAGGCTTCCTCTCCGTAAAACTTACCGGGAGAATGTGGATGCTTTTGTAGCAGATAAAGCTTCTGACACCCCTCTGAAAGGGAGCATCCCAAAATCTGATACGGTGCCAAGTTCTCTTATCATCAAACAGGATGGTGGGTCCAGAAGTGTTATCACATCCCACAAAACTCAGGAGAGTCCTTCCACAGCTGTGGCAGAGAAAAGCAGGTCAGAGGAAAACACCAAACACACCTTTTTCAACCGGAGTGATGCCCGTTCTTTGGTGATGCAAGAAAGCCCTGCCCCTCCTAAGACCGATGATTCAACCAGTGGCCTTATGAAGGAATTAGCGGAAGTTGAGGATGAGTTTTACCACCGAATGATAAAGACTGAGCCACTTGACCATGGGTCAGCCTCTGAACTCACATGGGAGGTGCCCTTGCCCCCAGCCAAACGGAGAAAGTCCGAATCTTTTGATGTGGACAATGCCAGCTTCTCCAGTGACAGCCCCCCAGATGACTCACTAAATGAGCATCTACAGAGCGCCATTGACAGCATCCTGAATTTGCAGCAACCTCAGGCTGGGAGCCAGAACACTCGAACACCCTCATCTTCatacaactcctcctcctcccctttctcctcACCTGTCCACCGCACAGACACATACCTTGCCCCCAATCACAACGGTGGCCTTGGAGCAAGGACGTTAAACAGATAA